A region of the Streptomyces durocortorensis genome:
GTTCCTCACGCAGCACTCCGAGCGCGTAGTCCAGGTCCTCCAGTGCGGCACGCGTCGATTCCTCGATGCTGCGCATGGCGGCCCGCGCCGCGGCCGGATCGGCGGAGAGCACCTCGCCCGCCACCGCCGCCTGGATGGTGGCCGCCGTCAGCGTGTGCCCGATCGAGTCGTGCAACTCGTGGGCGATCCGGTTGCGTTCGGCCAGCAGCAGCTCCCGCTCGGCAGCCAGCGCGAGCCGTTCGGCCGCCGACGGCCCCAGCAACCGTGGCGCCGACCACCGCAGGGCTTTCGTGACCATTACGCAGACGGCGAGCGCCAGCAGGATGCACGCGGCGGCCGCCACCCAGCTCCACCCGCCCGACACCCGGACCGACGTACCGAACAGGCTCGCCCGCACCTCGCCGCCGAGCCAGTTCATGGGCAGGGAGAGGCCCATGATGAACAGCACCCCGCTCGCCAGTGCCCCCGTCCACCCGACGGCCACGTGCAGCACCAGCCAGAGCGGAGTCCGCCAGCGGTCGAGGCCGGGTGAACCTGAGGCCGGGCGACCGGAGACCGGGTTCGGCAGCGACACCCGCAGCAGCCGCCGGGCTGACGCGACCAGCGCTCGCCGTACGGGGCGCGCCAGTCCGGCCACGCCGACCAGCGCCGCCCAGATCAGCAGCACCAGGACGATCTGCACGCTCTCGGGGGCGGACCGCCACGACAGCGTCGGCAACAGGGCGAACGGCAGCAGCGGAAGGCTCGCCAACGCGCCGCAATAGGCGAACAGCACACCTGAGTACGTGGAGCCGCGCAGCAGCAGCCCAATTCCCCTGTTCATGGTCGCCAGTATCGCCGGGCGGCCCACCGGCGGCCTCCCCCGATCGGGGGAGCGATTTCTCCTGCTTTCCCGCGATGCGGTCAGAGGGCGCTGGAAACAAGGATCGTGCCCCGACCAAATGATTGCTGAGGAGTTGACTTATGCGTCTTCAGAAACGGCAGAGTCCTCGTTTCTCGACCCGGCAGGGCGGTCGGCGACGAGCCTGGTCGGCGGCTGCCGCGGTGGCCGCCGGCGTCCTGGCCCTGGGTGCCGTGGCGCTGGTTCCGCCCGCCGCCTCCGGTTCCGTCGCGCCGGCTGAT
Encoded here:
- a CDS encoding sensor histidine kinase: MNRGIGLLLRGSTYSGVLFAYCGALASLPLLPFALLPTLSWRSAPESVQIVLVLLIWAALVGVAGLARPVRRALVASARRLLRVSLPNPVSGRPASGSPGLDRWRTPLWLVLHVAVGWTGALASGVLFIMGLSLPMNWLGGEVRASLFGTSVRVSGGWSWVAAAACILLALAVCVMVTKALRWSAPRLLGPSAAERLALAAERELLLAERNRIAHELHDSIGHTLTAATIQAAVAGEVLSADPAAARAAMRSIEESTRAALEDLDYALGVLREEQPGTAPTRTLADLPELLERLRHTGATVEAELSGELARVQGTLSRAAYRILQEGLTNALRHGVGGPIQVRAAAGPDGLDLMVVNRTGARTGPNPGSFSTSGHGLPGLAERVRLLQGEFRSGPEGTQHWRLAVRLPVRVSA